One genomic segment of Pandoraea thiooxydans includes these proteins:
- a CDS encoding adenosine deaminase, with protein sequence MNPTLIKKIRDMPKAELHLHIEGTLEPELIFRLAERNGLTLPYASVDALRHAYAFTDLQSFLDLYYAGAGVLQTEQDFYDMTWAYLARAHADHIVHTEIFFDPQTHTARGIPLDLVLGGIERALADAEKRYGLSSRLILCFLRHLSEADAIATLEAALPYFKSLSHRLIGVGLDSSERDNPPAKFARVFSQCRALGLRLVAHAGEEGPPAYISEALDVLHVERIDHGVRCVEDPALVARLAREHTALTVCPLSNVKLKVCDDLSRHPLKAMLDAGLAVTINSDDPSYFGGYLNDNYLATFEALALDEQHAYALARNSFEAAFLDDRQKRTLLGHLERYWQTA encoded by the coding sequence ATGAATCCGACGCTGATCAAAAAAATTCGCGACATGCCCAAGGCTGAGCTGCACCTGCATATCGAGGGCACGCTCGAACCCGAGCTGATTTTCCGTCTGGCGGAACGCAACGGACTCACGCTGCCCTACGCGTCGGTCGACGCATTGCGCCACGCCTACGCCTTCACCGACCTGCAGTCATTCCTCGATCTTTACTATGCCGGCGCCGGCGTGTTGCAGACCGAGCAGGATTTCTATGACATGACGTGGGCCTATCTCGCGCGCGCCCATGCCGATCATATCGTTCACACCGAGATTTTCTTCGATCCGCAAACCCACACCGCGCGCGGCATTCCGCTCGATCTGGTGCTGGGCGGCATCGAGCGGGCGCTGGCCGACGCGGAAAAGCGCTATGGCCTGTCGAGCCGATTGATATTGTGTTTTCTGCGGCACCTGTCCGAAGCCGACGCCATCGCCACACTCGAGGCCGCGCTGCCCTATTTCAAAAGCCTGTCGCATCGGCTCATCGGCGTCGGGCTGGATTCATCGGAGCGCGACAACCCGCCGGCAAAGTTCGCCCGCGTCTTCTCCCAATGCCGCGCATTGGGGCTGCGGCTGGTCGCGCACGCCGGGGAGGAGGGCCCGCCAGCATACATCAGCGAAGCGCTCGATGTCCTGCACGTCGAGCGTATCGACCATGGCGTGCGCTGCGTCGAAGACCCGGCGCTGGTGGCCCGTCTGGCGCGCGAACACACCGCGCTCACGGTGTGCCCGCTGTCGAACGTCAAGCTCAAGGTATGCGACGACCTGAGCCGGCACCCGCTCAAGGCCATGCTCGACGCCGGTCTGGCGGTGACGATCAATTCGGACGATCCGAGCTACTTTGGCGGCTATCTGAACGACAACTATCTGGCGACATTCGAAGCCCTGGCGCTGGACGAGCAGCACGCCTACGCACTGGCCCGCAACAGCTTCGAGGCCGCCTTCCTCGACGACCGCCAGAAGCGCACCCTGTTGGGCCATCTCGAGCGTTATTGGCAAACGGCGTAA